GGGTGTTTGGCATGCAATCAGTAGGCCTATGTCTTAAAGAGAAAACAAAGAAGTAAACCTCCTACACCACAACTGCATTGTATTTTCTGTAACATGATGGATGGGACCACCTGACTTCACATAAATGAGAACATTGACCTTTACCTTGTAAGCACTGTGTTTAGAGACCAGTATTGCACTCAGGGGTAGGAACAGTACTTTGGCCCTGAGAGGAAAAGTATAGTGCAGTGTGTTGCTGCAGGTCAGTCTTCCTGTGTTAAAGGTCTGTTAAAGGTCTGGAAAGTCACTGTAACTATGACCACAGAGGAGTGTGAACAGAATGCATTCTGAGTTCAATTTATTCATATTATATTACACTTGAAAGAGTCTATCACATTTTACTGAAGCATTCATATAGAGCTAGTTATTAAAGAGGTATCTTGCATACAATGGCAACTGTTTCATTCATCCAGTTCTACTGTCTGATGCCAGAGTAGACCGTCTCTTCCTCCATGTTGCTTCTCTGTCTTCTAGACCTGTTTTTCTTGTTGCTCAGATTCAGAGCTACATAATGGAGACTGTCTGCATCTTCGGCCTGTGAGAAACAGAACTAAATTTTTAACATTAATTGTAATCGTTTTTTTTGCGAGCTGACTGAGGTCCTATTTTCATCACAACACAGAACGATTCATGCTTACCCCTGCGTCTGTCTGGGAAACTGTAGGACCTCTTGTCTGAGAGACCAGTTCTGAGAACAGCGACACAAAAGACTGTAAATCCTGCCACGTCTTCCACTTTTGCTACATTCAGAGATGGTGATATCAAAGAATAGTAACTTTTTAATCATTTACCTCTGCACTTTCTCTTGTTCATCTTGTACATGATGCCAGCAAGTGCAATGATCAGGATGAATGAAAGAGCCAATGCTACACCCAGGCAGTACACCAAGAGAAGAGGTTCTGCTCTATGGCCTGTGATGATTAAAACAGTGATAGAGGGAACTAAGTGTAGATCATATATTTCTGTAGATTGTCTAATCTGAAATTCAATCTTTTTTTAAGAGACTTTAGAATGAGACCTCGCCTGCAAATTAACCTACCCTCAATGTCCAGCTTGGTCCCTTTCCCAAACAGTATCTGCCCACAtgaggccacagcacagtagtaAGTCCCAGCATCAGAGAGAATGAGGTTCCTCTTGGGGAGGTTGTAGACACAGCTCTGTGTAGGAGACCTCGCCTCAGGGCTCCTCTCACACTGATCACTCCTGTCTCCATGGGTGTAAATGATTCCTGGATGGGATTCTCCTGAGCCATGTCTGAACCAATAGACACTGTGTTCTCCTGCACAGGtctcagtgtgtattgtacagtTCAAAGTCACAGAGTCTCCTGGCTGGACCGACTCAGACACAGATTGCTGGAGCACAGTCATGTTTCTGGACCCTGAAACTGACAAAAAGGTAAATTAACCCATAGATTTTCTAGAATATCACGATAACAAGTGTTCTAACTGATCATTTGTTAAATTAAAATCTCATCTGATTAAGAGAATACCTCATATTTTCACCGTATATGTCTAatttcagatttaaaaaaaatatttctctTTACCTTTTACAATGAGAATGGCTCCATCTCCAAACTCCATCTTATTGCTATAAGAGCTCCCACAGTAGTAAGTGCCTGAATCTGACAGCTGCATGTCTGAGATCCTTAGGTGATTCTTTTCTTGGCCATTTTCCACCGAGAAGCGAGGGTTATCCTTAAACTCATGGTAAAATGTTGCGTTCCTTTCAAACTTATTGACAGTTGAGAAGAGTTGAAGTTTATCTCCCAAGGTTTGCTTGTACCAAGAGAACAATATTGCCATGTCACTTTCTTGAAAGCAGTGCAATACCACTGTGTCTCCAACGTTGACTGACATGAGACCACTCTCTTGACGTATGGATGAAGACTCCGTTCCCGCTCGCACATCAACTAGAGAACATGAAAATATAGTAACTTTGCTATAGGTTACCCCAAATACAACATTAGATTGTCAAAGTGTCTGTAAAACAAGAATTTAAAACCCTGTGTCTCCAAATCAAGTGTGGACATCACATAAGAGAAATATTAAGGATTTCCTTACCCATCTCTACGAGAAGTGCAAATATCAGACACAGTGTGATCATCTTTAAAGTTGTCATCCTCTTCACAACTTGTCTTGAGTGGAAAAACTCTACCCCTGTGTACAACACTTCAACAATCGAGTTACAGGTGATTGGTCGAACTGGACACGTAATTTTTGTTGATGCCTCATTCAGGCGCGCCCATGTCCTTCTCATGTGTATAGATAGTACAGCTCTGTCTCACAGGTTATTCTGGCTGGACTAAATCATAATAGTTGTTTTATAAGTAGATTCTGATCATTATAGATTTATTACAAATGAAGTACTTATTATTGAAGTTTGGCATCCGTTATTCTTTATCACTGCAGCTACTGTTGTAAAAGAAAGTCATAGTTGTGACCTTTTTGGAACATGCATGCTATGACACTGTCATCCACGAGGACTTCAATCACCATACAGCCACTCCACCTCGCTAAAACCATCTATGGAGAAAACACAGCAAACACAATACAGTAGTCTTCTTTTAGTGATCTCTCATTCAGGATTTAAACTCAGTAGAACAGATGGATAGTATGCCCTCCCATGATATTGTTATTGAGTAGGACAATGGTACTAGAGGCCAAACATCACACTTAAAATCAGGGTTTGTGTATGACTAAGAACTACAAATCACTAAGTCAAATTACCTAATAAATATCTATTTGTGTATTTTCACAGATTCCAGTCAACTATGAATAGATAAAGCGGCCTTATCAAGAGTTGGTTTACTGTTGGTTACTAAAATGGTTAACTTGAAGAGCAAGTGGAGTATAGACTAAGTTCCGTATGAGAGAGGTAACAGCTCTGAGACAGCCAGCTGAAAACCAcataaagagagaaacagagagagagagagagaaatagggggagagggatagagggagagggagatagcgggagagagagagagagagggagaaagagaggggaagagagaagaggaaagagagggggtgagagagcgagaaaaaaacagaaagacagatagagcaagagagagaaagcgagagagagtgagaaaagggCCCTGTGTGCAACAGGCCAGCAGGCCCTAACAAAgcatagatacagaccacagagtaccTCTAAATAGGTTGCTATGTACTGTGAGGGGGTGTTAGTGGCATGAGAGGGGAAACAACTGTTAAACCCTAGAACTTAACGTGGAACTGATACCGCTTAAACTTCAACTTACTTTGCAGAAATGAAACAAACAGATATCTGTccaaaatatcacatttgcacTTCATGCTTGAAAGCCTTCTTTATAACAGGTTT
Above is a genomic segment from Oncorhynchus masou masou isolate Uvic2021 chromosome 23, UVic_Omas_1.1, whole genome shotgun sequence containing:
- the LOC135510560 gene encoding uncharacterized protein LOC135510560 codes for the protein MTTLKMITLCLIFALLVEMVDVRAGTESSSIRQESGLMSVNVGDTVVLHCFQESDMAILFSWYKQTLGDKLQLFSTVNKFERNATFYHEFKDNPRFSVENGQEKNHLRISDMQLSDSGTYYCGSSYSNKMEFGDGAILIVKVSGSRNMTVLQQSVSESVQPGDSVTLNCTIHTETCAGEHSVYWFRHGSGESHPGIIYTHGDRSDQCERSPEARSPTQSCVYNLPKRNLILSDAGTYYCAVASCGQILFGKGTKLDIEGHRAEPLLLVYCLGVALALSFILIIALAGIMYKMNKRKCRELVSQTRGPTVSQTDAGAEDADSLHYVALNLSNKKNRSRRQRSNMEEETVYSGIRQ